The stretch of DNA TTCAATGCTGCTTTTTGCAGGGCTTATAGGAGGAATTTGCGCAGGTCCCATTGCCCCACGTCTTTTGCATCACTTCCAGCCAGCGCACACAGTGACTGTTGTTTTATTGTTTGAAGCACTCTTCATAGCCGTTGCTGCAATCGCCAACCAGTTTTGGTTTTATATTGCTCTTTCTTTCGCACTGGGGTGTGCAGGTTCACTGTTTTGGTCTGCTATCCTTGTTGCCGTGCCCGACTTCGCAAAAAATGATCAGCAATTAGACCGTATCAACCGCATTATCCAAACAGTCCGTAATCTTGGCTATATTGCTGGACCACTGTTAGGAGGCATGTTGTATGGTTTATCAAACGGGCAAAAAGGGCTCTTTGCACTATCCATCATGGTTCTCTGTGCCGCCTTAATCACCACTTGCTGTTTTAAAAGTTTAAAAATGCATGTGCCAACAACAAGCACAACACAGCCAACCCAAAAGGGACTAGACTTAAAAGGGCTCTTGCGTAAAAAAAAGGTTGTCTCTGCTCTTGCCCCCCTCATCATTACCATCATCCTCACCTCCACCCTCAATGTATTGTCGATTGTCCGCATCCGCACCGAGCTATCCTTCAGTGCACAAACTTATGGAATGATCAGCAGCATGATCAGTCTTGGCCTTGTGGTTGGTCCACTCTGTTTCTCTAGCCTTTTCCACCGCCTTGGCAATGCCGCTGGAGCATCACTGGCTGCTGCAACCATTGGTTTGGCCATTTTCTGTTTTTCCTTAACACCGCTTATATGGCTCATGATGCTGTCATTTTTTATCCTTGGGAGTGCCAACGGTGTACAAAATGCACTCATGGCAAGTTTTATGATGAAAGCGATCCCAAAAGAACAACGAAACAGTCAAATGCCCGCCTATATCTTCATCATACAAACAGCCGTGTGCATTGGTTTTATCAGTGCAGGTTTTGTAAAAGTGCATCACACCCAATACACACTCCTTATCATCGGCATCATTACCATGATCACCGGCATATTAGGCTGTATCGTCAACAGTGCTCTGCAAAAAAAGGAATGGGAGAATGCTTAACAAACTTTACCATCTTGTCTCCTAAAAAACATGCCCCAAAATGGCATGACGATCACCATCCGATCAAATCATGCAACTTCATACCAACCAACGTGATTTTGATAAACCACTCTCATATGACGGAACGAACAACCCCAGCGAGCATCCATTGCCAAAACTTGATATTTTAAAGAAAAAACCGATAACATCATGCAACAAGATCCTATAGGCTTAAATTTTTACCATGGAACAGGCGGTTATGTATGGCAATTAGCAGAAACCCTGCAACATGACTTGAATGAAAATATCCACACCCTTGCCTTACAAAAACCCACACCACCCATAGCAATCAATTCTTTTGCCGTTTACCCACGCAAATTAGACTCCCTAGCACAGGTTCAATGGGCAAAAGATGTACAGATAATAAAAAATAAACCAGCACTCATTGGCAAACGTCAAATACAACCGATCACCGTTGTTTCCACAAAAAGCTTTGCCTTTGGTGGATTTGATTTTCTAACATTTACAGCGCTTCATGAGGGCTGTTCTGTCCAATCCTTGAAAGAAATCAAACTCAATGGTTGCCTTTTTGACGCAGACAATCTTTTGATATCACTGCTACGACACGGTCTCATTCAAACAGATCAACAAGCCTTTTCAAAAGATCATGCAACAGCGCTTTTACGAGAGCCAACATGTCGTATTGTCAATTCTCCTCTCGGGTCCCTTGCCATTAATCAACTTAATGGACGCACAATCCGGCTGAATGAAAAAACCAAACCTCTCTTGCAAAAAGCCACAACAGAAATACATCTTCAACACCCCATAGAACAAACAACAATATTTTTTATCAAAGCGGGAATGCTACGCTTGGTAAAATGATAAGGATCAAAAGATGCCTCTGATAAGACCTGGTATGGGAACAGAAAACAGTATTGAGCTTCTTTACACACTCATTCAAATGGCAAGACCACGCACAGTCCTTGAAATCGGTGCGGGGGATAGCACGCACTTGATTGCGACAGCACTGCAAAAAGCAAAACAAGCATGGGAAGAGGATAAAAAACTTTTAGAATCCTCTCCTTGGGAAGAACGTACAGCTTTGCTTGACCCCTCTGGTGTTCTTGAGAATTATCAACCACGCCTGATCACCATTGATGATTTTTCAGCGGAAGGTCAGTCGGCCGAAGAAGCATGGCAAAAACTGCTCCAAGACGAGCGTATTGAAAAAGACACTGTAACATTTATGAATGAGAATTTTTTCTCTCTCGATGATGCAACTCTCAAATCTTGGGGACCAATAGATTTTGCTTGGATTGATGCTGGAACACCCGCAGATGATGTGCGATTTGTTACCACACTTTGGGAACATATCAGTGCTGGTGGTTATCTCTGTTTGCATGAACCAACCATGACAACAACCGTTGCTCTTAATGGCGCCAACGGGTTAGACGCATCAGAACCCCTTTGTGGGAAGAAATTCTCTACCGCCTTGATGGCTCCTATGAAGCTTTAACCCTCCCCGAAAACCACAAATATCGCCAAAGTGGTCTGGGGATTATTCGCAAACGCACCCCTACAGAGCAAATTGTACGCACACAATCGCTCCAAGCAGAACTCATCGAGATCAATGAACTGCCCCTTCGCAACGATCTTTTGCCTATGGGACAAGAAACTCTACACAAACGCTATACCCGTAATTCACTGATTTCTGCCATGACTTCACCAACACTGCGCACTGTTTACGCTGCTATTATCCTTGGTGCAAAAAATCTTTCTGATATCCTAAAAACTGTCGATTGTGATGCCAAAACTATTCACAAATCGATCAATCGTCTTTTGAATCTTGGTCTTATTCAAAATACAACTGCAGGATTTCAAACGGAAGAGACACCGTGGAAAATGCTCGAAAGTAAAAATGAGCGGGAGAGAGAAAATTTAAGCGACCGCCATTTAGAAACAGAAGAAATGCTGACAAAAATTGCAGAAGCCTTTCAAAGAGAAAAAATCTATAGCGAAATGGAGGTTTCCAAGATATGCAACCTCTTTACGGTCGATTTTGCTAGATTACGACGCACCCTCGTTGAGAGAGGATTTTTACAACGCCATGGGGGAAAATATCAGTGCATGCTCTCAAAAGAGAATTGAATGAAGATTAATTAACGCAATCGTCTTTCTTCTATAGTCCAAGAAAATGCATAACCTTACACGCAAAAATATAATTTCATGAAAAACTTATAAAATTAATTCATCTTATTTATATGTTGACAATCTATGAAGATGAGAGCACCCTCTGCTGTAAGAAATGCAATGAGAAAAAACAAAAACGCGGGGTATTAAGTGATGATCAAAGAAAATTAGGAACGATCAAAATCATCAGAAGCAGATATGAGATCAAGGTCTCAATGCTCTTCCCAATTGTTGCACACACATCAAGGTGCATTATATCGGTATATCACGTCAAGCAACCGCTATTCAATCATGGAGAATTCATGAGTAATATCCCTGCCTATCCTATTACTCCAAACCTACAGTTGGTATACGTATCAAACGTAGAGTATTCTACCGCTTTTTACAAATTTATCTTCAAGAAAGAGCCTATATTCACCTCGCCACGCTATGTTGCATTTGCTGCTGCAGGTGATGCACTCTTTGCTCTCTGGTCTGGAGGCGATACGCCTGAAGAAAATGTGCCTCGTTTTTCAGAAATCGGCATTATGTTGCCTCATGGAGAGGACGTAGATAAGCTATATGCGGAATGGCAAGAGCAAACCACCGTTGAGATAAATGTCTTGAAAGAACCATATACTGACGTATTTGGACGTACCTTCCTCATCAAAGATCCCGACGGTCATATTATTCGTGTTTGTCCACTGGATTAAAAAGCCTTAAATTTGATTTTTAATCGACTGAATGATAATAATTGTCTGTTGCCAAAACCTATAAGCCATGGACGCTAGAGGCTTACTTTTTACCCGTTTGCTACTGTTCCATTCCTTTCAGCCCCACAACCTACCTGTTGCCACAGGCGGTCTAACGGGCTTGAGAATCCGTCAGCGTTATTACATGATCCGTGAATCATGACCTGAAAAAACTTGCGCTATAGGAGCCAAGACGAGAAGCCGGCACGATGATGTCGTAGTTGAACCATCTAGCTATATTAAACATTCCCACTGCCCCCGTTCACGACTTTCAGTACACGTTACAATCCCCGCGCTCGTAATCCTACCCTGCGCCTTCTCGATGTTGCAATGCTTGGTTCTCAATGCAATCTTCTCCAATTTTCAACTCTAAATGAATGAAGCCAAATGAAGTACGCGCCTAGCATCACTCGTACCGCCCTTTGATTAAGGAAAGCTGGGATGAAGGAAAGCTGGAAATCAGACCACTGTGTTTGTGAAAAACTTCACGCGTACGAGAGAAAAAACTATGCGACCGGACTTTCAAAAGAAAAAAACTATAGTGAAACGGAAATTTCCAAGATATGCAAACTCTTTACGGTCGATTTTGCCAGATTACGACGTCCCCTCGTTGAGAGAGGATTTTTACAACGCCATGGGGAAAATATCAGTGCATGCTCTCAAAAAAAATTGAACGATGGTTAATTAACGCAATCGTTCTTCTTCTAAACTTCAAGAAAACGCATAGCCTTACACGCAAAAATATAACTTCATGAAAAACTTATAAAATCATTCATCTCATTTATATGTTGACAAACTATGGAGATGAGAGCCCCCTCTGCTGTAAGAAATGCAATGGGGAGAAACAAAAACGCGGGATGTCAAGTGATGATCAAAGAAAATTAGGAACAATCAAAATCATCAGAAGCAGATATGGGATCAAGGTCTCAATGTTTTTCCCGATTGTTGCGCGAACATCAGCATGCAATATTTTTGTTCAATCAGGGGAAATTTTTGATTGTATCTCATCTTCCTCTCTGAGGCTACAACATCCTCCAGCGTTAAGGGGTGCCATAAAGTCTTGCGTAGAGAGATTTGGTGTGCAATATGCAACCGCGCGAATGTACGCGAAATATATAATTATTTGATGAGCTTGCGTTAAAAATTAAACACCATTTTTCTCGATTCCTCTTCTGTCATATTTTATTCCTATCAGAAAAGCTGTTTTTATGAAATTCTACAAACCTCAAGAAAACAACAACACTGGGAAATGCTGCACACGGCAGCAAAAATATGATTCTAACAAAAGAAACTTTTATAAAGCACCTATGGCAAGGAAAAATTCTATCCTGAAATGATCACTCTTTCTAAAAACATCGTAGAAAAAACCAAAAACAATATTCTTGCAGTGGACTGGCTGGTAAATCAGGAAGAATACTATTTCAACGAAATGTGTACAGCGGAAACAGGGCTCATAAAGCTCCCTCAAAAGATACAACAAAATGTATTTGATCATTTAACAACACTTCTATGGAAATTCCATGGGCAAAAATAAAATAACTTTTTTCATCTATAGCGCCGTTTTTCTTTCTGAATTTTCCTTTTTCTTTGTACTCCCTCTCCTTGGAAACTCTTCTCTCATCACTGCTGCAAATGTTGCGTTTTATCTTTCTGGATCAGTAATCCTTGAAAGCATTCTCATGGTAACCACAACGGGTTTATTAGAGAAACTTTCGCGTAAACTTTTAATGGCTACCGCCTTTATTTTAAGGAGTATAGCTTTTCTATGTGTTATCCTATCGCTTACACCTTCTGCATGGCTGGTCTTTTTTACTTTAACGGCTTTTTCGAAAGCAATTTCAAAGCCATTTTTGAGAGAAATTTTATCAGAACATCTCAATGGAAGTACGCTTAAACGCGCATTAACGCTCTATTCCTTTTTTCAAAACGCTGCTGTCGTTATCGCCCCTCTCGTTGCAATGAGTGCAATAAAATACAATGTATCAGTTTTTTTGATGGCTTTTTTTGCCATCATTAGTTGTTATCTTTGCATTCTATCCATTCAAATTGTTTATCACTACCCCCACAAAAACGCATCCGTTGAAAAGAACAAAACAACAAAGAAGCCTTTTCTTTCTTCTTTAAAAACAATAGGGCATAATCGTTCTATTGCTTATTTGCTGGTCACAGCTTTGCTTTGTGCATTCCTCATGGGAGTTTTTATCACAACCACAACACTTCTCAATAAATTTGACAGCAATCTCGCCCCTTATAGTGGAATTTTCTTTTCAATTGTTGGCATCAGTATTTGTATCTGGCAAGGAATAATCAATAAACATCTTCGCCTTTCCGATAAATCAACTTTTTACCTATTAGGACTTATGGGAAGTTTCTCCTCATTTTTCCTCATGGGTGGCGTCTTTACCGCTGTGACTGCGTTAATTGCTTACAGTGTCTATGAATCTGTCATGATTCCAGAGATATACTCTCAAGCAGGGAAAACAACTGCACCCCTCTCTGCCAGTGTTTTTTTTAGTTATATCCTTGTTGTTTCAAATATTGGCCAAGCGATAGGCTCATGGACAAGTGGATGGATCATCAGCTATTTTAACCAGCATATCGCTTTCATTTTTTGTCTGATTGTTGGTATCTCTGCTTTTGCCTCTTGCCTTTGCCTCAAACAAACGAAAAAGTAAGGAGTTCCAATGTCATATATCATTTTTGCAACCGGTGGCACAACAAGAGTGCCCACAACACTTCGCCATAAATGGCTTAATTATGAGTTTGTAACACACACTGCGGCAAAGAACCTCAAAACTGTCTTTAAAGATTGCTCTGTAAAATCTGTTGCCAATTGCCTCACAGC from Bartonella tribocorum CIP 105476 encodes:
- a CDS encoding MFS transporter, producing the protein MTKKKSIIFAKMGLFLVLGLSSFADETAQVTFALHLAESTASISMLLFAGLIGGICAGPIAPRLLHHFQPAHTVTVVLLFEALFIAVAAIANQFWFYIALSFALGCAGSLFWSAILVAVPDFAKNDQQLDRINRIIQTVRNLGYIAGPLLGGMLYGLSNGQKGLFALSIMVLCAALITTCCFKSLKMHVPTTSTTQPTQKGLDLKGLLRKKKVVSALAPLIITIILTSTLNVLSIVRIRTELSFSAQTYGMISSMISLGLVVGPLCFSSLFHRLGNAAGASLAAATIGLAIFCFSLTPLIWLMMLSFFILGSANGVQNALMASFMMKAIPKEQRNSQMPAYIFIIQTAVCIGFISAGFVKVHHTQYTLLIIGIITMITGILGCIVNSALQKKEWENA
- a CDS encoding class I SAM-dependent methyltransferase, whose translation is MPLIRPGMGTENSIELLYTLIQMARPRTVLEIGAGDSTHLIATALQKAKQAWEEDKKLLESSPWEERTALLDPSGVLENYQPRLITIDDFSAEGQSAEEAWQKLLQDERIEKDTVTFMNENFFSLDDATLKSWGPIDFAWIDAGTPADDVRFVTTLWEHISAGGYLCLHEPTMTTTVALNGANGLDASEPLCGKKFSTALMAPMKL
- a CDS encoding DUF2087 domain-containing protein, whose translation is MWEEILYRLDGSYEALTLPENHKYRQSGLGIIRKRTPTEQIVRTQSLQAELIEINELPLRNDLLPMGQETLHKRYTRNSLISAMTSPTLRTVYAAIILGAKNLSDILKTVDCDAKTIHKSINRLLNLGLIQNTTAGFQTEETPWKMLESKNERERENLSDRHLETEEMLTKIAEAFQREKIYSEMEVSKICNLFTVDFARLRRTLVERGFLQRHGGKYQCMLSKEN
- a CDS encoding VOC family protein → MSNIPAYPITPNLQLVYVSNVEYSTAFYKFIFKKEPIFTSPRYVAFAAAGDALFALWSGGDTPEENVPRFSEIGIMLPHGEDVDKLYAEWQEQTTVEINVLKEPYTDVFGRTFLIKDPDGHIIRVCPLD
- a CDS encoding DUF2087 domain-containing protein is translated as MKESWKSDHCVCEKLHAYERKNYATGLSKEKNYSETEISKICKLFTVDFARLRRPLVERGFLQRHGENISACSQKKLNDG
- a CDS encoding MFS transporter is translated as MGKNKITFFIYSAVFLSEFSFFFVLPLLGNSSLITAANVAFYLSGSVILESILMVTTTGLLEKLSRKLLMATAFILRSIAFLCVILSLTPSAWLVFFTLTAFSKAISKPFLREILSEHLNGSTLKRALTLYSFFQNAAVVIAPLVAMSAIKYNVSVFLMAFFAIISCYLCILSIQIVYHYPHKNASVEKNKTTKKPFLSSLKTIGHNRSIAYLLVTALLCAFLMGVFITTTTLLNKFDSNLAPYSGIFFSIVGISICIWQGIINKHLRLSDKSTFYLLGLMGSFSSFFLMGGVFTAVTALIAYSVYESVMIPEIYSQAGKTTAPLSASVFFSYILVVSNIGQAIGSWTSGWIISYFNQHIAFIFCLIVGISAFASCLCLKQTKK